From the Nodularia sphaerocarpa UHCC 0038 genome, the window ATAGGGGCTTGTTTAACAGTGGCTATGGTGCATTGGGGCAAATCATCTTCTATCCAAATAGGAAAGACAAAGATAAAGATACGAAGTTTGCCTTCACCTACGTTAATGCTTACAACGAGGACGGTTTAGGCCATAATACTGGCAGTTTAGCATCTAACTTGGGAGGCAGAAAAGTTGCCTCTAATTCCTTTGGTGTGCAGGGAAATGTCAAAATTAGTAGTGGCTTTCAACTAGGCGGATGGGCTGGCTATACCAATGCGCGGGCGCTGACTGGAGAAGTTACAGGTAATGCGGATATTTGGAATTGGGCTGTCACCCTAGCCTTCCCTAATTTGGGCAAACAAGGGAATTTGGGAGGGGTAATCATCGGAATGCAGCCTAAACTGACTAGTACTTCAGCACCTCTATCAGGCTTATCTCGTCGTGACCCAGATACGGGATTTCACATTGAAGGATTTTATCGGTATCAAATTAACGAGAAAGTTAGCATTACTCCTGGTTTTCTGTGGCTGACAGCACCAAATCACGACAGTCAGAATGGGGACATTTTTTTGGGAGTCATTAGAACTACCCTCGAAATATGAACAAAAATTCACAATAATTGAGGCGACTAGTACCGCCGTGAAGTAAAAAGTCAAAAGTCTTATCCTCTAGGCTTTTCATTGATTTTCATTAGACATCTGGTGAAAAAGAATGTAGAGACGTTCCATGGAACGTCTCTACATGGGTTCTAGAAAACGCATATTTAATTGTCGTCACCAGATGTCTAATGGTCTGTTTATTTACGCCGACTTCTAGTACAAGTCGCAGCTACACAAACAAAGTCCCTCTGGATTTACAGTCGCCTACAGAGGGAAACCCTCTTGCACTGCTGTCTCAGCGCCTGCGCGGACTAACCTCAAAATTAGGGTTTCAAATTTCATCTGACGAGAGTAATAAAAGAACGATAAAGGCAATATTCTATACCTTGCATAGAATATTGCCTCTGCCAAAAACACAAATTTACGCAAATTGCCAAAAACATGACTATAGTGCAGAATAAATACGTATATGAAAGTTATGACGAGGTAAGGGTAACTTCAAGTAGAAATCTAAGTATTGATTGATTGGTCAATTTGTAATGTGCCATACAATACAGAGCCAAAACGATTTTTTTTATCAAGTGTGTAGCTAATTTAGCCAAAGTAAAGCTGAAGGTGAATAAATGGTGAATACTGATTCCTCTATTAAAGTTTACTGTACTCGTCCTAGTTGTGATCAGCCTGTGAATTCTATTTCACAGGAAGCTCTCGATTCTCGTTTTACTCATGAAATACGTTGTTCTAACTGCGGAATGCCATTAATTTTGGATGGGCGTTTCTTGCCACTACGGTTATTAGTACCAGAGAAAGAACAAGGCGGATTAAGTAGAACTTTTTTAGGGCAGGATCTTAGCTCTGAGAAAGAACTATTACTAGTAATTAAACAGTTACACCCCAGAACTCCTAATGGACAAACCCTGAGTCCGTCAAAGATGCAAAGGATAGAAGAATTGTTTGAGCGTGAAGCTAATATTTTAAAAGAATTGGAGCATCCACAAATTCCTAGACCATTGGCATTTTTTGTGGTCGAAGCTGATCCAATCAAGTATCCACCAAAGTTTTTTTACTTAATCCAAGACTATATCGAAGGTGAAAATTTATTTCAGATATTAAAGAAGAAACGTAAATTTTCTGAGGATGAAGTTATTCATATTCTCAAAGAAATTTTGAAAATACTCACTTATATTCATAAGTATAAACCTAATTTAGGAGCTATACACAGGGATATTAAACCTGCCAACATCATGCGCTGCCAGAGCGATGAACAGCTATATTTAATAGATTTTGGTGCAGTTAAACAGGTAATAGAAGGATTACCAGCCGAAATAGCATCTATAGTGCTAACTCCGGCGTTTGCGCCACCTGAGCAATGGAATGGAAGGAAAGTATCTCCTGCATCAGATTTATATGCCTTAGCTGCAACTTGTGTGTGTTTGCTGACAGGTGATAAAAACCCCAGAGAGCTGGTGTTGAATTCAAATTGGAAAGATCAGGCAAAGGTCAGCGACCATTTTGCCAATGTTTTAGACTCAATGCTCAAATACGAGCAAGAAGACAGACCTCAGTCGGCTCAGGAGGTGCTTGATACTCTTGAACCACCACCAGTACCTACTCTTCCGCCTAATCAGTCTAATCAGTCTAATCCGCCTAATCCGCCTAATGCGTTGCGCGATTGGCTGAAAAAAGTTCTAAGAAAAAGGCGTTTAATCAGTCTAGGTTGTTTGGCTTTATTTGGAGTAGCGATCGCTATTATTTCACCTATTATAAAAAACCTACAACCACAACCTTTAGCCGTATACTTCAGCAGGGGAGAACAGGCTTTACTTAATCAGGACCCAGCAACTTCTCTCATTCCAGAATGCACCAATGCTTATAATTTAAAGGAACAAGGCATAGCAGCTTTTAAAAACGCTAGCGATTCAAATTTTCTAGCAGGTTTCAAACAAGCAGAAGTTTATTTGCAACAAGCTCATGATAAATTCAAAAAAACTGCTGGTAAAACAGCTGGTAGGCAAAACAAGTGTGAAGTTGATCCAGAAACACTCATTTATTATTATAACGCTAAAGCAGCTCAAACTCCATCAGCCCGTACTTTGCCGACAATCGCAGTTGTTATTCCCAGTGACTCTAAATCTATTGGTAAGGAACGAGAAATACTGCGTGGTGTAGCCCAAGCCCAAGGTGAACAAAAACCCGATAGCCCCGTATTTCAGATAATAATAGTCAAAGTTAATAATGATGAACTACAAGATAATAGTGATAAGCCAACAGAATTCACAGAAATAGTTACTAAACTCTCCAAGAAAAAGAATAACATTCCAGGAGATCCACCATATTTTAAGGATAGTCAAATAATAGGAGTTGTTGGACACTACACAAGCGGAGAGACTTGGTACGTAGGAAGAATTTATCAGAAAGAAAAACTGGTCTTAATTTCACCCATAAGCACTGCTGTGAGGGGAACTAATCCAAACAACTCAGATATTGAATATGTTTTCCGTACAGCCTCTAATGACTCTATTGCGGCTAGAGACCTAGCTAACTACTATCTAAAGAATAGGCCGCAACAAGGAAAAATACTGATAGTTGTTTTTGAATCCGAAAGTCAATACAGTTTATCTTTGAAAGAACAATTTGCTGCTACCTTCACAAATCCGACCAGCCTAGACTATTGTGATTTATCAATCCAAACAAACCCAAACGATTGCATTCAAAAAGCAACAGCAGCAAATGTCCAAACTTTGATGTTGGCTACCAGTCTTAAGCAACGGAAAACAGCACTAGAAATTACTAAAGCTGCCAAGGAAAAAGCAAAATTAGAAAATCGAGATTTGCAACTTTTAGGAGGAGATTCTCTGTACGATAATGAAACCTTTGAAGTTCTGGGACAACTTGCTAACGATATGGTAGTTGCTGTACCTTTTCATGCAGATCCTAATACTAATTTTACTAAAAAAGCCACCGAACTTTGGTCAACAGGACAAGTCAGTTGGAGGACTCTTACTTCCTATGATGCAGCACAGTCATTTTTGGAAGCTATCACTAAACTGAGGCTTAATGGCATTAATCCCACCCGTGAAGAAGTATACCAAACATTAACAACTATCTCAGCACCAGGCGCTACTCAGGTAGTTGAATTTGATCATGATCACGACCGCAAACAAGCCACAGGCGTTGGTATTTTAGTGAAAGCGAATGCTGATGAAAAGCGCTTTACTCATCTGTATACTCCACAAAGATAATAATTTGTCCACTATACTTCAGCAACGTGGAATCATATTAAACTTGATCAAGAAATTGAAATTTATCCCTAAAAGACCATGCAAACTTTCAAACCTTCTAAACGCGGAAAAATTCTGATCAAAGAATCCAGGAATGAAAAAATTGAACAAGCCAGAACCAAAAGAATGGAGGAACAAGGAAAGATTGAAAAGGCTTGGGATATGGATAAAATATTTTTGAGGGAAGCTAGTAAAATTCTAGAACCAGATAAAAACTGGGATAATATTGAAACATTTGCTGTATCATTATCGAGTTGGAGACGCTTTCGAGAAGCAACGTATCCCATTAAGCCTGATACTTTCAAGGCTTTTTGCAAAGTGTTGGATTTAAAATGGCAAGAGGTAGTACAAAATGATGTAGAGAGCCGCATAAATATCAGCGAAGCTCCAGATTTATCTAGTTTTTACGGTCGTACTCCAGAATTAGCCGAACTTCAGAAATGGCTGATTCAAAAACGCTGTAGGTTAGTTGTTGTTCACGGAATGGGAGGAATTGGTAAAAGTGCCTTAGCTCGCCGTTTAGTAAACAAAATTACTGACAAATACGATTATATAATCTGGATTTCTCTCGCATCATCACCTCCATTTTCAGAAATTCTGCTCAAACTCGGACAGTTCCTATCTCAAGGTGAAAACGAAGCAGATGATATTACTCAAATCATGCAGTATTTACATGATCAAAAATGTTTAATAGTGCTGGATGGTTGGGAAGAAATAACAGGCAATGAAAGTGGAGATTATATCAACTATAGCACCTTTGTAGAGAGAGTTGCTACAGAAGCCCATAGAAGCAGTTTATTACTGCTGACTAGGAAAGTAACTCATAATATTGCAATATTAAAAGACCAGTTAATTCCCTTCCAACAATTGGGAGGTTTAAAATGTGAAGAAGCTCTAAAAATTTTCAAAGCAGAAGGTATTTCTGGTACAGATATTAAACTGGAGGAATTAAGTAAGCGTTATAGCAATCCCTTGATGATTAAAGTAATTGCACAACAAGTTAAGACTGTATTTTCAAATGATATATCGCCATTTATCGATATTGATAGATCAATTTTTGTTACTGATGCCATTACGGAATTTTTAGATAACCAATTTAAAATACTTTCAACAAGAGAAATAAATCTAATTTATTGGGTAGCTATCAGACGAAATTCGGCTTCATGGAATCAATTGTTACAAGATAATCAAGAATTCTTATCAGATAAACAGCTATTTAAAACGTTAAATAATTTAATAGCTCGGCATTCATTTTTAGATAAAAATATAAAAGATATCCCCATACTCTATATCCTAGACCCAGTGATTCTCAAGTATACTACTGAGCGATTTGTTGAAGAAAATTATCAAGAGATTATCCAGGTATTTAACAGTCAAAATATTCAGGGTAACGAACTTTTTATTACCCACAGTTTCATCACAAAACACCCACAAGATGAGGAACTAAATCAGCAGCAAATGCGGCAGATTGTAAAACCTATTCAAAAAATGCTCTTAGCTAAGTTATGTAGTCAGCAGCAACTGCGAGATGAATTGCAAAACGTGATATCCCTATTGAAAAATCAAGGATTGTCTCTAGGGTATGCTTACCAGAATATCTCGCACCTGATTTCAGGTTACTAGTAAATCTAGTTCATAGAATCAGGGTTAATTAATTTTCTCCCCCTACTGACTCATGTCTAACTAATACCAATTCTTTGTGAGTCCGCACATGATTTTGATTACTCCCAACCTACCCTTACGTTCGCGTAGCGTCTCCCTTTGGGATAAGGGGAGGAGCCGCAGGCGGTGGGGTTGTTTCTATGCTTCGACCTATAGATATGGTATCACGAATGCGGATTTAATAAAATACACCAACCTCACCCCCAACCCCTCTCCTTAGTAAGGAGAGGGGAGACTTTGATGAAAGTCAAAGGCGGGGTGAGGTCAAAAACCTTTTTTTGTATGTTATTTAATTCATATTCCTAACTGGACGCGGAATCAGCTGTCTCTGATTTTGCAACTGATGAAGTGCCACCCATCCGGATTTCCGAAGTAAAGGAAGCCATACTAAAGCCGCCAAAACGCTTGAGGACACTAACCCGCATCCGTAAATTGGGGCTAGCAAACCACAAGCGTTCTTCAGAAGACATGGTTTCGTACTCTGTAATTAAAGTCAAAGCGCCATCGCTACCCATTTTATAACTACCAGCAACGGGGGCTTTTTCGGCATAACCCATTTCTCGCAGTAACTTACCTTCATGGGGATTTACCGCATCGGGTACGGTAACTAAGACAGTCGAGCCAGTGTGTTTTTCTTCATCCCATTCCATCGTGCCATTCCAGGTGACTCTAGCGCCACAGGAGGCTTCACTAGGAGCAATTTCGTATTGTTCACATAGTTTGATTACCTCTGGATGATCTGCTGGTAGACTTTCAATTACTAGGTCTGATTTGCCGTCTTCAGATTGTTTAAAAGCCAAATGGTGACTAGTCCGATGGGAAAACCATTTACCAGCACTCAATTCAAAAAATTCTTCAATATTCATGAATAAAATTACCCTGAAACAAAATGCTAAACTTCCTACGTCTGATGAAAAAGTAGCAGCAGGTGTGGAGATTAAGCTTGATTAGCTTTCTCTTCCAACCGCACCAGAGAAATCCTCGCCGCTTCGGCGACGTTGGGATGCTGATCTTTTTCTAAGTATTTTAGAGCTGAAACACTCTTAATAGTAGGAAGATTTCCCAAGGCTTCTGCCAGACGTTGGCGCACTAACCAATCATCTGACTGAGCAAAGCGCAGGATACTATCCACAGACTCAATATCTTGGATTTCCCCTAGTGCGGAAATTGCTGCTTCTTGTAGCACTGTTTCGCTGCTATCCAATGCCTGAATTAAAACATCATGGGCGCGTGGATCTTTAAGATTACCCAAGGAAACGGCTGCACTAAAGCGCACTAGCCAATCAGTATCTTCATAAAATGTCCGTGCTAGTGCCTCAAAGGCTCTAGCATCTCCTAAATATCCTAAAGCCCCAGCAGCATCGGCACGAATGCCATAGTCTGGGTCATTTTCCAGAATTTTGACTAAAATTGGATAACATTCGGCTGTGGGCTTAATTCCCAGGGCAAATATGGCCATTGATCGCAGTTGCAATGATTCATCATCCAATACCTTTTTAATTAAAGGTACTGCGTCTTCAGGGGATAGATGACGCAAGCTGGCTAGAGCTACCATGCGATCGCGCAAATTCGGACTTTCTAACTGAACAGATATTTCCTCTAAGGGTAGAGCAGTCATTTACTTATTAGCGCTTTCTTTACTTATCTTTACTTTAACTGATTCCCTTGTGAGGCTGTGAGCATGACCACTTAGGAGTTTGGGACTATTCCGATGTGACGCGATTATGGTAAAAACATTGACTAGCGGAAATACTAGAGACTGTATCTGATTTAGCAGTCAGAATTAACAGTTAGTTGTGCCTCAAGTATGAAGTGAAACTGATGTGGTGGAATTACGTTAAAGGTATGGCTGTGGAATACAGCGTCAAACCTTTAGGAGAATCACAATGGTTCAACTCAGCGAACGCCCAGGAACTAAAAAAATCACCAACTTACAAGATAAGTTTATTTACGAAGTTGGTGCAATGTACGATGCTGAACACCGCTTTTTAGAAGCGCAGCAAATGATGCACCAATGTTGTCAAAATAATCAGTTAAAGTCTTTGATAGAGACACATATTGGAGAAACTGAACAGCAAATTCAGAATTTGTCACAGGTATTCAAAACTTTGGGTCAAGAACCACAGCGAGTGACTTGTGATGCTGCGGCTGGGCTTGTCAGTGACGGTCAAAAACTGATGCTATTGGCTGCTGATAATCCTAAAGTCCTGGAGTTGGGACTGGCGGGAGCGCAGTCCAAGGTGGAAAACCTGGAGATTGCTTGCTATCGTGGCTTGATTAAGGTTGCTGAACAAATGGGTCAAAATCAAGTTGTGCAGTTGCTCCAGCAAAACTTGCAGCAAGAAGAACAAACAGCTCAAAAGATTGACCAGTGTATGCCGCAGTTACTCCAGGAGGCCAAGTCTAGTCAAGGTTCGTCAGGTAGTAAATCTCGTTAAAAAAAGAGTTAAAGCCCCACGGATGAATCCGGGGGCTTGCAACCAAGATGCAACAAGTTGTTTGAGAAATTTACTCAGCTAACGCCCTGGAGGTGACGGCTCGTTGTAACTGAGCCAAAGCGCGATTGTAATCCAAGATAGCAGTGATGCGATTACCTTCAGCTCTGGTCAAGTCATTTTCGGAATTAATTACATCAGTTTGAGTACCTACACCGGCTTGGAATCGCAAGCGAGCCAAACGTAGAGCTTCCCTAGCCTGTTCTAAAGCAGTATCGGCAGTTTGAACATTTTCCAAATTAGACCTTTGGCTAGAAAAAGCTTGTTCTACCTGAAAGCGGATTTGGTTGCGCTGTTCGCCAAATTGAGTTTCGGCGATCGCAATATTAGATTTGGCCTGAGATGCTCTAGCTCTAGCAGCTCCCCCATCGAATAAATTCATGCTCGCCCTAACTCCCACAGAATAGCCATCAGTCAAACTCGTACCATCATCGAACTGGTCTAACAGGTTGTAGCTAGCAACCAAGCTAACTTGAGGCCCTAGGGCTGAAAGTGCTTCTCGCCTCTGCTGTTCATTGATGTTACGCTGTGCCAATTGCTGTTGCAGCTCAGGACGATTTTGAAACGCTAAAACAATGCTATTTTCTAAGTCTTGGTTCCATAGACCAGCTAATTGCACAGGATCAGCCGCACTAATATTCACCGATTGTGGCACACTTAAGCGAGTTGCTAGGCGGCGACGGGCAATTTGCTGTTGCGAGCGAGAATTAGTGAGTTCTTGCTGAGAATTAGCCAAATTCACTTGCGATTGCAACACATCAAATCGCGTCCCAACTCCAGCCCTTTCTAAAGCTTGTGCATCTCGTAAACTAGCCTGGGCATTTTCCACAGCCGACTCGGCAATGCGGACTCGCTCATCAGCTTGTTGCAAGTCGTAGTATTCGGTAGACACACTCAGGCGAATTTCTTCAGACTGGCGCTCCACAGCCAACTCACTAAAGCGTACCCGTTCTTCAGCCTGACCGATGTTAGCTCGCCGTCTGCCATTCGTAAACAGGTCATAGGTCAGTTGAGCTTGACCGCTAAAAGCTGTATTAGCTTCAGCGCCAGGAGCTGGAGCATTGAATTGTCGTGCTTGTTGATCCAACTGTAGCTGTTCCGCAGCAGAGCGACTACGAGTGATATCAGCATTAATACCAATATTGGGCAACAAAGCAGCTTGCGCCTCCCGCAGACCAGCTTTAGCGCGTTCTAGCTCCAATAAAGACACCTGTAAATCTTGATTGTTCCGCTTTGCCAGTTCTAGGGACTGTGCCAAAGTAATCGGCTGATTGCTTTCCAGTGTCACTTCCTCTGGTTTTGTAGGAAATTCTAGAGGGTTTGGACTAGGAATCAGATTATCAGGAACTTCTACAGCACCAGTAGGTGTAAATTCCACTTGGGGCTGCACGGGAATTTGCCCAGAATTAGTCGGTGCAACATTCTCAGATTCTGGCTGCGAAGGAATTTGCCCAGTATTCGCCGGGGGAAAATAATCAGTTTCTGGTTGCGAAGGAATTTGCCCAGTATTCGCCGTGGGAAAATAATCAGTTTCTGGTTGCGAAGGAATTTGCCCAGTATTCGCCGTGGGAAAATACTCAGTTTCTGGTTGCGAAGGAGTTAACTCCCAAGGAGTATTTCCCCCAGATGAGATGGTGTTCGGACTAGACGGATAACTCTGAGCGATGAAATTCCCAGTCAGATTTTGAGCTCGGCAGATACTGACATCTGAGCAATTATCCATCGCCAGCAACTTTGCGGCTCTTCTATCCCTAACCGCAATTGGTAAAATTGTCGCTAACTGAGTTTCCGGTTTTTTGGCAGAGGCTGCTGGTTGTCGTAAAGCAGAAAAACTGGCTAGCTGGCCTGAAATTCCTGGGGCTGTAACAGAAACAACTGTTTTCTCTAACTGCCGCTCAGAACTAGCGACGTTATTTTGTTTTTGATTGCTGTTTTGGGCAGAATTTAATGAATGTGTGAAACTGGAAGATTGACCTTGATCTTTTTGAGAGTTTTTTTGTATGGGTATACCAGTATTTCCTGTCAAGATAACTAAGTTACTCTTACTACTTGAAGACTGTAAATCAAGTGTAGTTAACTCAGATTCGGGTACTATATCTGGAAAAATCTGTGTCTGAATATTAGGCAGTTGGGTATTAATATTGTCTCTCTCCCAGGTTCGACTATCAGTAGAAGTCAAGACACTAGAAGAAGAAGCAAGTTGTATGCCATTTACTGTTCCAGCCCAAGCAGGCTGGGTTGTTAATACCGCGACTGTGACACCAGGTAAGAAACTATAGAATAAGTATTGTCCTTTCACCGCATCCCCTCACACGAAAATCAATACTAGCGGCAGAAAACCCTTCTTCTCCAAAGAATATAGCACGATCATAAATTTAGATATGAATATACCATGACACTAAATTTAGGAATCGGAACTCGGTTTTTTTTCAAAACGTTGAACTATGCGAGACAATTCCGCCTTTTCATCGATACTAACGCGGGTAGGCGCACCACTAATAATTCTTTCGTAGTTACGGAAAGAATCTTTAATTTCGGGGCCGTCAGCAGTAATGTTGTACTCACGAATACCTTTGTCGTGCCACGAACCGCGCATTTTAAAGACATTTATTGCTCGTGACATTTCGCCCCGAATTTCCACATACTGCAACATCAAAATTGTGTCAGTAATTGTAGAGATATGGGAGTCAGTAATGGAATGTAAACCCAGAAATTGGTCAGTTGTATTGGTAAAAAAACCAGTTATTTCTTCTTGTTTAGCATAACCAGTTACACCGATGACAAACTGGCGGAAGGCATTATTGCTCACTCCTCTAGCGAGTGCGGAAAGAGAGTCAATGGCAATGCGGGATGGCTTAAAGACGGCAATTTCTGATTTAATAATTTGCAAGTGGTCTTCTAAACCGGTTGATTCAGGATAGGTGCAAATTATTTTGAGTAAACCTTGACGTTCTAATTCTTCAAAGTCAATTCCCCAAGAATAGGCGTTGCGAGATAGTTGAGCGCGTGATTCTTCATAAGCAAATAATATTGCTTGTTCACCCTTCATGCAGCCATCTTGCAAAAATTTGCTGACTAATAAAGTTTTACCAGTACCAGTAGCTCCTGTTGTCAAAATAATAGAATCTTTAAAGAAACCACCCCCACACATTTCATCGAGGGTTTTGACTCCAGAGGATACCCTGATATTAGAAGAGCGTTGGGTCAAGCGCATTGCTCCCAAGGGAAAAATGTTGACTCCTTCATTGGTAATTGTAAAAGGATATTCGCCTTTCATGTGAGTTGTACCCCGCAATTTGAGAATTTCAATTGTGCGGCGGCGACGTTCTCCTTCTAAAACGTTACGCACAATTACTACATTATCGGAAACAAATTCTTCGACTCCAAAGGAAGCCACAGAACCGTATTCCTCGCTACGTTCGGTGGTAATGATGGTTGTGACGTACAGTTGCTTGAGACGGGCTACAAGGCGAAAAATCTCCCGCCGCACGACTCCCATCGCTTCATACTGCTGAAAGACGGCTGTGATGGAGTCAATAGATACTCTTTGGGCTTTATATTTACGAATTGCATATTGCAAACGCTCAATTAATGCCGAAAGGTCAAAGTTACCAACAATATCTTGACCTTCGGGATCTGGTGAAGCATCGAGAATAAATAACTTTCCTTCGTCAATTAGGCGTTGTAAATTCCAGCCAAAAATTTGGGCATTTTTAATAATATCACTGGGGGATTCTTCAAAGGTAACAAATACACCCGGTTCATCAAAGCGGGTAATCCCGTTATAGAGAAATTGCAGGGAAAATAAAGTTTTTCCTGTGCCAGATGTACCACTAACTAAGGTAGTTCTACCAACAGGTAAACCTCCGTGGCTAATATCGTCAAAGCCCTCTATCATCGTGCGAATTTTTTCTACACCAGCCATTTGGGTGTTGTTTGGCGCTGCTTGGTCTTTTTCGATCATTGCTTATTATCAAATGGGTATTAAACCCGGTTTTTATATGACGTAACTAAATTTGGTAATTTCTGTGGCAATTTGTATGATTAAAGGTTTTTTACTCTTCCCAATGTTCTTCATTCAGTTCTTCATAAAGTAAGTCTAATCCAATTAACACTCTTTCTCTGTCTGATAGGTCACCAATTATTTTGCGAACGGGTGGGGGCAAAATTTTCGATAATGTTGGTGTAGCTAATATTTTATCTTCTTCGGCTAACTGTGGGTTTTTTAGTACGTCAATTACTTTCAAAGCATAGACACCTTGAAATTCTTGTTCTAAAATGTCTTTAAGTATCTTTAAGGCTCTGACTGAGTTTGGTGTGTTCCCTGCTACATAAAGCTTGAGAACATAAGTCTTTCTGGCTTGATTCATTTTAGTTTATTTAGAAACCGAACACCTATAATGTTCGCAGAGGTGAGCGAGGATATCTATGAGTGCTAACCGATAATCAAG encodes:
- the kaiB gene encoding circadian clock protein KaiB, with translation MNQARKTYVLKLYVAGNTPNSVRALKILKDILEQEFQGVYALKVIDVLKNPQLAEEDKILATPTLSKILPPPVRKIIGDLSDRERVLIGLDLLYEELNEEHWEE
- the kaiC gene encoding circadian clock protein KaiC, whose product is MIEKDQAAPNNTQMAGVEKIRTMIEGFDDISHGGLPVGRTTLVSGTSGTGKTLFSLQFLYNGITRFDEPGVFVTFEESPSDIIKNAQIFGWNLQRLIDEGKLFILDASPDPEGQDIVGNFDLSALIERLQYAIRKYKAQRVSIDSITAVFQQYEAMGVVRREIFRLVARLKQLYVTTIITTERSEEYGSVASFGVEEFVSDNVVIVRNVLEGERRRRTIEILKLRGTTHMKGEYPFTITNEGVNIFPLGAMRLTQRSSNIRVSSGVKTLDEMCGGGFFKDSIILTTGATGTGKTLLVSKFLQDGCMKGEQAILFAYEESRAQLSRNAYSWGIDFEELERQGLLKIICTYPESTGLEDHLQIIKSEIAVFKPSRIAIDSLSALARGVSNNAFRQFVIGVTGYAKQEEITGFFTNTTDQFLGLHSITDSHISTITDTILMLQYVEIRGEMSRAINVFKMRGSWHDKGIREYNITADGPEIKDSFRNYERIISGAPTRVSIDEKAELSRIVQRFEKKPSSDS